One genomic segment of Coffea arabica cultivar ET-39 chromosome 6e, Coffea Arabica ET-39 HiFi, whole genome shotgun sequence includes these proteins:
- the LOC113696368 gene encoding late embryogenesis abundant protein At1g64065-like, translating into MAYDQEMASVAQREERRKKRMKCFAYVAAFAVFQTAVILVFALVVMKVRTPKFRVRSAAFEDFQVSTLNTNASFSTKMIAELSVKNANFGRYKYQNSTIEFFYQNYKVGEAVVPRGKANFRSTKKFVIPVDLSSANVPGDVLGNELSQHAWIPLTSRATLRGKLTLMLIFKKNKSTDMNCTMNLNISSRQLQDLKCS; encoded by the coding sequence ATGGCATATGATCAAGAGATGGCCTCAGTGGCTCAAAGGGAAGAACGTCGCAAGAAACGGATGAAATGTTTTGCATACGTTGCAGCCTTTGCTGTATTCCAAACCGCTGTAATATTGGTCTTCGCACTTGTGGTGATGAAGGTCAGGACGCCTAAATTCCGCGTGAGGTCTGCCGCATTTGAGGATTTCCAGGTTTCAACATTAAACACAAATGCTTCTTTTAGTACCAAGATGATTGCAGAGCTTTCTGTCAAGAATGCAAACTTCGGTCGCTACAAGTACCAGAATAGCACTATTGAATTCTTCTATCAGAACTACAAGGTAGGAGAAGCTGTGGTTCCCAGGGGAAAGGCTAATTTCAGATCAACCAAGAAATTCGTCATTCCGGTGGATTTGTCCTCTGCCAATGTGCCCGGGGATGTACTAGGAAATGAATTGAGTCAACACGCTTGGATCCCTCTGACTAGCCGAGCAACATTGAGGGGAAAATTGACGCTAATGTTGATCTTCAAGAAAAATAAGTCCACCGACATGAATTGCACCATGAACCTTAATATCTCATCAAGGCAGCTCCAAGATTTGAAGTGCTCATAA
- the LOC113696366 gene encoding late embryogenesis abundant protein At1g64065-like: MAENGEQKVYCSATVNPYGRVDEEVASLAQKDERRKKRMKCFAYVAAFAVFQTAVILVFALVVMKVRTPKFRVRSAAFEDFQVSTLTTNASFRTRMITELSVKNPNFGSYKNYKVGEAVVPKGKANFRSTKKFTVSVDLNSANVPGNVLGSELSQHAWIPLTSRATLKGKVTLMLMFKKNKSTNMDCTMNLNTSSRQLQELSCK, translated from the exons ATGGCAGAGAACGGCGAACAAAAGGTTTATTGCTCAGCAACAGTCAACCCTTATGGCCGTGTGGATGAAGAGGTGGCCTCATTGGCTCAAAAGGACGAGCGTCGCAAGAAGCGCATGAAATGCTTTGCTTATGTTGCAGCTTTCGCAGTCTTTCAAACCGCTGTTATATTAGTATTTGCACTTGTCGTGATGAAGGTTAGGACGCCTAAATTCCGCGTAAGGTCTGCTGCATTTGAGGATTTCCAGGTTTCAACATTGACCACAAATGCTTCCTTCCGCACTCGCATGATTACAGAACTTTCTGTCAAGAATCCAAATTTTGGTAGTTACAAG AACTATAAGGTAGGGGAAGCAGTGGTTCCTAAGGGAAAGGCTAACTTTAGGTCAACAAAGAAATTCACCGTTTCGGTGGATTTGAACTCTGCCAATGTGCCCGGGAATGTATTGGGAAGTGAATTGAGTCAGCATGCTTGGATCCCTCTGACTAGCCGAGCAACATTGAAAGGAAAAGTGACGCTAATGTTAATGTTCAAGAAAAATAAGTCCACCAACATGGATTGCACCATGAACCTCAATACTTCATCGAGGCAGCTCCAGGAATTGAGCTGCAAATGA
- the LOC113696367 gene encoding late embryogenesis abundant protein At1g64065-like, which produces MAENGQQRKAYDEEVASVAEREERRKKRMKCFAYVAAFAVFQTAVILVFALVVMKVRTPKFRVRSARFDDFQVSTLVTNASFSARMNAELSVKNANFGRYKYQDSNIEFFYQDYKVGEAVSPKGKANFKSTKKFIVPVDLNSANVPGDVLGNEFRQHAWIPLTSRATLKGKVTLMLIFKKNKSTNMNCTMNLNTSSRQIQDLECK; this is translated from the coding sequence ATGGCAGAGAACGGTCAGCAACGAAAGGCCTATGACGAAGAGGTGGCCTCAGTTGCTGAAAGAGAAGAGCGTCGCAAGAAACGAATGAAGTGTTTTGCATATGTTGCAGCCTTCGCTGTGTTTCAAACAGCTGTTATACTGGTCTTTGCACTCGTTGTGATGAAGGTCAGGACCCCTAAATTCCGAGTAAGATCTGCCAGGTTTGATGATTTCCAGGTTTCAACATTGGTCACAAATGCGTCTTTCAGCGCAAGGATGAATGCAGAACTTTCCGTCAAGAACGCAAATTTTGGTCGCTACAAGTACCAAGACAGCAATATTGAATTTTTCTATCAGGACTATAAGGTAGGAGAAGCTGTTTCTCCCAAAGGAAAGGCTAATTTCAAGTCGACCAAGAAATTCATTGTCCCAGTGGATTTGAACTCTGCCAATGTGCCGGGAGACGTATTAGGAAATGAATTCAGGCAACACGCTTGGATCCCTCTGACTAGCCGGGCAACGTTAAAAGGAAAAGTGACACTTATgttgatttttaagaaaaacaagTCCACCAACATGAATTGCACCATGAACCTTAATACTTCTTCTAGGCAGATCCAGGATTTGGAATGCAAATGA
- the LOC113694982 gene encoding putative GDP-L-fucose synthase 2, with protein sequence MSIDKSDKIYVAGHRGLVGSAVVRKLQSLGFTNLLLRTHAELDLTVQSAVDAFFAAEKPRYVILSAAKVGGIHANNTYPADFITINLQIQTNIITSSFSHGVKKLLFLGSSCIYPKFAPQPIPESALLTGPLEPTNEWYAVAKIAGIKMCQAYRLQHKFDAISAMPTNLYGPNDNFHPENSHVLPALLRRFHEAKVRGDERVVVWGSGTPLREFLHVDDLADAVVFLLENYSGLEHVNVGSGKEVSIKELAELVREVVGFEGELVWDKSKPDGTPRKLMDNSKIESLGWQPKISLKDGLADTYKWYLENVQQ encoded by the coding sequence ATGTCGATAGACAAATCCGACAAAATCTACGTAGCAGGCCACCGTGGCTTAGTCGGCTCGGCCGTCGTCCGAAAGCTCCAATCCTTAGGCTTCACAAACCTCCTCCTCCGCACCCATGCCGAGCTCGATCTCACCGTCCAATCCGCAGTTGACGCCTTCTTCGCCGCCGAGAAGCCCCGCTACGTCATCCTCTCCGCCGCTAAAGTCGGCGGCATCCACGCCAACAACACCTACCCTGCTGATTTCATCACCATCAACCTCCAAATCCAGACCAACATCATCACTTCCTCATTCTCCCATGGCGTCAAGAAACTCCTCTTCCTCGGCTCCTCTTGCATTTATCCCAAATTCGCCCCCCAACCCATCCCCGAAAGCGCGCTGTTGACGGGTCCTTTGGAGCCCACAAACGAATGGTACGCGGTTGCCAAGATTGCTGGGATTAAAATGTGCCAGGCTTATAGACTGCAACACAAATTCGATGCGATTTCGGCAATGCCCACGAATTTGTACGGACCAAATGACAATTTCCACCCCGAGAATTCGCATGTTTTGCCTGCCTTGTTGAGGAGGTTTCATGAGGCTAAGGTTAGGGGGGATGAGAGAGTGGTGGTTTGGGGGAGTGGAACGCCTTTGAGGGAGTTTCTACACGTTGATGATTTGGCGGACGCGGTTGTTTTTTTGCTGGAGAATTACAGTGGTTTGGAGCATGTTAATGTGGGAAGTGGGAAGGAGGTGAGTATAAAGGAATTGGCTGAATTAGTTAGGGAAGTGGTGGGATTTGAAGGGGAGTTAGTTTGGGATAAAAGTAAGCCTGATGGAACTCCTAGGAAGCTTATGGATAATTCGAAGATTGAGTCATTGGGTTGGCAGCCGAAAATTTCGCTGAAAGATGGGCTTGCGGACACGTATAAGTGGTATTTGGAGAATGTTCAGCAATGA
- the LOC113696364 gene encoding late embryogenesis abundant protein At1g64065-like encodes MAENGGEKVYAAATANPYGRVDEELASVAQREERRKKRMKYVAYGAAFVVFQTAVILVFSLVVMKVRTPKFRVRSATFQDFKAATLPTNSSFTTQMFAELSVKNPNFGRYKYQDSTVESFYQNYKVGEAAIPKGKASFKSTKKFAVPVDLSSTNVPGDVLGSELSQHAWIPLTSRATLNGKVRLMLIFTKKKSTNMSCTMNLNTSSKQLQDLECV; translated from the coding sequence ATGGCAGAGAACGGGGGAGAAAAGGTTTATGCCGCGGCAACTGCCAATCCTTATGGACGAGTGGATGAAGAGTTGGCCTCGGTCGCCCAAAGGGAAGAGCGTCGCAAGAAGCGAATGAAGTATGTTGCATATGGTGCGGCCTTTGTTGTGTTCCAAACTGCTGTTATATTGGTCTTCTCCCTCGTGGTGATGAAGGTTAGGACGCCAAAATTCCGCGTGAGGTCGGCCACATTTCAGGATTTCAAGGCTGCAACATTGCCCACAAATTCTTCCTTCACTACCCAGATGTTTGCAGAACTCTCTGTCAAGAATCCGAACTTTGGTCGCTACAAGTACCAAGATAGCACTGTTGAATCCTTCTATCAGAACTACAAGGTAGGGGAAGCTGCGATTCCCAAGGGAAAGGCTAGTTTCAAATCAACGAAGAAATTCGCTGTTCCAGTGGACTTGTCCTCTACCAATGTGCCCGGAGATGTGCTTGGAAGTGAACTGAGTCAACACGCTTGGATCCCTCTGACCAGTCGAGCAACGTTGAATGGAAAAGTGAGGCTAATGTTGATTTTCACGAAGAAAAAGTCCACCAACATGAGTTGCACCATGAACCTCAATACCTCCTCCAAGCAGCTCCAAGACTTGGAGTGTGTATGA